A region of Chlamydia crocodili DNA encodes the following proteins:
- the yidD gene encoding membrane protein insertion efficiency factor YidD, translating to MSFKLLVKNLPMHLCRALIHIYRWTISPLLGNPCRFFPTCSQYGLQALKHHGCIKGLGLTIKRIGKCGPWHPGGIDLVPMTTLEEALDVSPVIDDDDSSDSHA from the coding sequence ATGTCATTTAAATTGCTTGTTAAAAACCTGCCCATGCATCTATGTCGTGCTCTTATCCATATTTATAGATGGACAATTTCCCCTTTGTTAGGAAATCCATGTAGGTTTTTCCCGACTTGCTCACAATATGGCCTACAGGCTCTAAAACATCATGGATGTATCAAAGGTCTCGGATTAACAATAAAAAGAATAGGAAAATGTGGCCCCTGGCATCCAGGAGGAATAGATCTTGTTCCTATGACGACTTTAGAGGAAGCTTTAGACGTTTCCCCGGTAATAGACGATGATGATTCATCTGATTCACACGCATAA
- a CDS encoding ABC transporter permease, with amino-acid sequence MQSHTSFYRRFFQAYHKNFLASLSWKFVIFLSLVGIYAPLFASSKPILVKWEGSLFFPLFRYLWFPGFYTKPIDLFFNVFMVTLPFFFIGCKFSKGGLRKAIIGILAIIQISGFIFVYRGNIQDPSGDENLKKLRAEKILSQIANSRAETIVLLPKDMRTWELEKTYMSKYEQLGILIKSKYRKLQHEKLQKYCVSYEGYKGSQIPTLHHSQIKNEQVCLERLQRRLQNLSSSYESSLQTWYRAIDEYRPFLMALTRVEHDLNLALYNKDQHESLLSAHSSIEEEAEPFRKHLIKTRQVLEEYSKIHSAINFIQDKRAWINEESERLRILINPLLTTFHWEDDAGGSREMNKYVRWWQLTRINRKDLLASLIFGIRIALVVGGVSVAIALFIGTVIGLISGYFGGTTDMVLSRFTEIWETMPMLFILMLVVSITQQKSLILDTILLGCFGWTGFSRYIRIETLKQRNMSYVLAATNMCYSHYHIMVHQILPNAIVPIISLLPFSMMAMISCEAGLTFLGLGEESSASWGNLMKEGVTAFPSESAILWPPAIMLTALLIAIALIGDGIRDALDPKLQD; translated from the coding sequence ATGCAATCCCATACTTCTTTTTATCGCAGATTTTTTCAGGCATATCATAAGAATTTTCTTGCCTCACTGTCTTGGAAGTTTGTCATATTTTTATCACTTGTAGGTATTTACGCACCTTTGTTTGCTAGTAGCAAGCCTATTTTAGTGAAATGGGAGGGTTCTCTTTTTTTCCCTTTATTTAGGTATTTATGGTTTCCTGGTTTTTACACTAAGCCGATCGATCTTTTTTTTAATGTGTTCATGGTAACACTACCTTTTTTCTTTATAGGCTGTAAGTTTTCTAAGGGAGGCCTTCGTAAGGCGATTATTGGAATTTTAGCTATTATTCAGATTTCAGGATTTATTTTTGTATATCGTGGAAATATTCAGGATCCTTCAGGAGATGAAAATCTTAAAAAATTACGTGCTGAAAAAATCCTTTCACAAATTGCCAATAGTAGAGCAGAGACTATAGTTTTACTTCCTAAAGATATGCGTACTTGGGAATTAGAAAAGACGTATATGAGTAAATACGAACAATTAGGCATTTTGATAAAGTCGAAATACCGTAAACTACAGCATGAGAAATTACAAAAATATTGTGTATCCTATGAAGGATATAAAGGCTCGCAAATACCTACATTGCATCATTCCCAGATAAAAAATGAGCAGGTGTGTTTGGAGCGTTTACAAAGAAGACTGCAGAATTTGAGCTCATCCTACGAATCTTCTTTGCAAACTTGGTATAGGGCGATTGATGAGTATCGTCCTTTTCTTATGGCACTTACTCGTGTTGAGCACGATTTAAACTTAGCTTTATATAATAAAGATCAGCATGAAAGTTTACTTTCGGCACATTCTTCGATAGAAGAAGAAGCAGAACCTTTCCGTAAACATTTGATAAAGACACGTCAGGTTCTTGAAGAATATAGTAAAATTCATAGTGCGATTAACTTTATTCAGGATAAACGTGCATGGATTAATGAAGAATCCGAAAGGCTGCGTATTCTTATTAATCCGCTACTAACTACATTTCATTGGGAAGATGATGCAGGGGGATCTCGTGAGATGAATAAGTATGTGCGTTGGTGGCAACTTACGCGCATTAACCGTAAAGATCTTCTAGCCTCTTTAATTTTTGGTATTCGTATAGCTTTAGTTGTCGGGGGAGTTTCCGTTGCTATTGCATTATTTATTGGTACAGTCATAGGCTTAATTTCTGGATATTTTGGAGGAACTACAGATATGGTTCTTTCTAGATTTACTGAGATTTGGGAAACTATGCCTATGCTATTTATTTTGATGCTTGTTGTCTCAATAACGCAGCAAAAATCTTTAATCTTAGATACAATACTACTCGGTTGTTTTGGTTGGACAGGGTTTAGCAGGTATATTAGAATAGAGACTCTGAAGCAGCGCAATATGTCCTATGTACTAGCTGCGACGAATATGTGCTATAGCCACTATCATATTATGGTCCATCAGATACTTCCTAATGCAATTGTTCCTATTATTTCCTTATTGCCATTTTCTATGATGGCGATGATTAGTTGTGAAGCAGGACTAACATTTTTAGGGCTTGGTGAGGAAAGTTCTGCATCTTGGGGAAATCTTATGAAAGAAGGTGTCACAGCTTTCCCTTCAGAAAGCGCTATTCTTTGGCCCCCAGCTATTATGCTTACAGCATTGCTGATTGCCATAGCATTGATAGGAGATGGTATTCGCGATGCCTTAGATCCTAAATTGCAGGATTAA
- the pheT gene encoding phenylalanine--tRNA ligase subunit beta — protein sequence MRVSLSSLQRFFSSPLPIKQIIEACDHIGIETEIETLLTCSFSSIVTAKILKTVPHPNADKLVVATLFDGQQEHQIVCGAPNCHPDIIVPLALPGAKLHDHEGNVYTIKKSKLRGVESQGMCCGADELGFAHLQTTERGLFEFPQNTPLGESACALLADTFIECSLTPNLGHCASLLGLAREITHITDVDLTLPPEFVFTPLETTTKERPSQDQNLCPIFCCVKISGVSAKVSSQDLQNALGELKQKSINSIIDITNYIMLSLGQPLHVYDAKTVDIDSLHVQNAQKDEYLKLLNNEEVLVPQGTAIICDKDRMVGLAGVMGSLDSSFNDSTTEIILEAAYFLPKVIRASQTRIPLHSEAAYRFTRGIDPNNVLPSLYAAIHYIQKIFPNAQVSPIHVLGTAPQSPNVSLRTELIEKVLGISLNPSQISKELTSLGFSITSKENAILSVKVPSYRHDIHEEIDLVEEIYRTQPWKIENKKAPAIYSSMYSLKREIVDFLANSGLQQFFTCDLLDTEIAAFSREETDRISLQGSKQATVLRDSLLPGLLKSTATNLNRQAPYVHAFELGTTYTKKDSKYQETQSLGIILSGQAEELSWISHERPLSFYSIKGWIEKLFQHLHVSSQAYTIQPSDHANFHPYQQAQIYLHKHVLGRFGTLHPQLCKKAQIKHTVFFAELSLDSLLHTQKKSIHLYKPYPIYPSSFRDITLTVHESVPADSLRKKLLSFHSKWLESVSIISIYQNKNPTTQNKNVSLRLVFQDKERTLSNQEIEEEHERLLAMLNMQINDTKGTIDS from the coding sequence ATGCGAGTTTCTTTATCCTCATTACAAAGATTTTTTTCTTCTCCTTTACCTATAAAACAAATTATAGAAGCTTGTGATCATATAGGAATAGAAACTGAAATAGAAACACTTCTTACATGCTCGTTTTCTTCTATCGTCACAGCAAAAATACTAAAAACAGTTCCCCATCCTAATGCAGATAAACTCGTAGTTGCTACTCTTTTTGATGGACAACAAGAACATCAAATAGTTTGTGGAGCTCCTAATTGTCATCCTGATATCATAGTTCCTTTAGCCCTTCCAGGAGCAAAACTGCATGATCACGAAGGCAACGTGTACACAATAAAAAAATCCAAACTGCGAGGTGTAGAATCCCAGGGTATGTGTTGCGGCGCAGATGAATTAGGCTTTGCTCATCTACAGACAACAGAAAGAGGCCTCTTTGAATTTCCCCAAAACACGCCTTTAGGAGAAAGTGCCTGCGCTCTTCTTGCCGATACATTTATCGAATGTTCTTTAACTCCTAACTTAGGTCATTGTGCCTCACTTCTAGGGCTTGCTAGAGAAATTACCCATATAACAGATGTAGATCTTACTCTACCTCCAGAATTTGTGTTTACTCCCCTGGAAACAACTACAAAAGAACGTCCATCACAAGATCAGAATCTTTGTCCTATCTTCTGCTGTGTAAAAATTTCTGGAGTTTCTGCAAAGGTTTCTTCTCAAGATCTACAAAATGCTCTTGGAGAACTCAAACAAAAGTCTATTAATTCCATCATAGACATCACTAATTACATTATGTTGTCTTTAGGACAGCCTCTACATGTTTATGATGCTAAAACTGTGGATATTGATTCCCTGCATGTTCAAAATGCGCAAAAAGATGAATATTTAAAACTTCTAAATAATGAAGAAGTCCTTGTCCCTCAGGGAACAGCTATCATCTGTGACAAAGATCGTATGGTAGGTTTAGCGGGTGTGATGGGAAGTCTAGATTCATCATTCAATGATTCAACAACAGAGATTATACTAGAAGCCGCTTATTTTCTTCCGAAAGTCATACGTGCTTCTCAAACACGTATTCCTCTACATTCTGAAGCTGCATATCGTTTCACAAGAGGCATTGATCCAAATAATGTTTTACCTTCTCTCTATGCAGCCATTCATTATATACAAAAGATTTTCCCTAATGCTCAGGTATCCCCTATTCATGTCTTGGGTACTGCACCTCAATCTCCCAATGTATCCTTACGTACAGAACTCATTGAGAAAGTTCTCGGAATATCTCTAAACCCTTCTCAAATAAGTAAGGAACTGACTTCCTTAGGATTTAGCATTACTTCTAAAGAAAATGCTATTTTATCCGTAAAAGTTCCTTCTTATCGCCATGACATCCATGAAGAGATTGATCTTGTTGAAGAAATCTACAGAACACAACCATGGAAAATAGAGAATAAGAAAGCTCCTGCTATTTATAGTTCTATGTACTCCCTTAAACGAGAGATTGTAGACTTTTTAGCAAATTCAGGATTGCAACAGTTTTTCACATGTGATCTTCTAGATACAGAAATAGCTGCATTCTCTAGAGAAGAAACTGATCGCATCTCTTTACAGGGATCCAAACAAGCTACTGTATTGCGTGATTCTTTGCTTCCCGGATTATTAAAAAGTACAGCAACGAATCTCAATAGACAAGCGCCCTATGTACACGCTTTTGAGTTGGGGACAACTTACACAAAGAAAGATTCGAAATATCAAGAAACACAAAGTCTAGGAATCATCCTATCAGGGCAAGCAGAAGAGTTATCTTGGATATCTCATGAACGTCCTTTATCATTTTATTCAATAAAAGGTTGGATTGAAAAACTATTCCAACATCTACATGTTTCTTCACAGGCCTATACAATCCAACCTAGTGATCATGCGAATTTCCACCCTTACCAACAAGCACAGATTTATCTTCATAAACATGTATTAGGCCGATTTGGAACATTACATCCCCAGCTGTGTAAAAAAGCCCAAATCAAACACACTGTATTCTTTGCCGAACTTTCGTTAGATTCTCTTCTACATACACAAAAGAAATCTATACACTTATATAAACCCTATCCTATTTATCCCTCTTCATTCCGGGATATAACATTGACAGTTCATGAGTCTGTACCAGCGGATTCTTTACGAAAGAAACTTTTAAGTTTCCATTCTAAATGGCTTGAAAGTGTTTCCATTATCAGTATATATCAAAATAAGAACCCTACTACTCAGAATAAGAATGTTTCCCTACGTCTTGTATTTCAAGACAAGGAAAGAACATTATCTAATCAAGAAATAGAAGAAGAACATGAGCGTTTACTTGCTATGCTTAATATGCAAATAAACGATACAAAAGGAACGATCGATTCATGA
- a CDS encoding LysM peptidoglycan-binding domain-containing protein: protein MTSQKTTRWLGQALVLSAVLNIVFLLLFYSTIFQKDIYKLRLFSGPLVAKSCRVKYIPQDFLENLSEASLEELYRLLDEDHLLYGRPLKLWALSVAIHTYDVDVGSALSHPLTFTQLRSNGKTWLLPNIDEREYGLVRRYLSRERYPFTSRGLFVSISKNLEKGVVDEDCLYHFCHTPEFLYLRTLLCGADEQVASVASLARMVIRNEEQVFFSLCNENSRVTEISDQQRQKILSAYMNLGEPLAALLLLVHDEDWVIHEFTDEDLKRFIDLLPKESPYSQNFISRVTSTPRSFVANDASMTKTFVTDTQEPICEDYIVKDGDSLWLIARRFGVTIDEIMRVNQMNHHRLLPGKRLKLPLKSS, encoded by the coding sequence ATGACTTCGCAAAAAACGACTCGATGGCTAGGGCAAGCATTAGTTTTAAGTGCGGTATTGAATATTGTTTTCTTACTTTTATTTTACTCAACTATCTTTCAAAAGGATATTTATAAACTACGTTTATTTTCCGGTCCTTTAGTGGCTAAGAGTTGCCGTGTGAAATATATTCCCCAAGATTTCCTAGAGAATTTATCAGAAGCTTCCCTCGAGGAATTGTATCGTTTATTGGATGAAGATCATTTACTTTATGGGCGTCCGCTAAAATTATGGGCATTAAGTGTAGCTATCCATACTTATGATGTGGATGTAGGTAGTGCGCTTTCTCATCCTTTGACATTCACACAATTGCGTAGTAATGGGAAAACCTGGTTACTTCCGAATATCGATGAGAGAGAGTACGGCTTAGTGCGTCGTTATTTATCTCGCGAGCGTTATCCTTTTACATCTCGAGGTTTGTTTGTTTCTATTTCTAAAAATTTAGAGAAAGGTGTTGTTGACGAAGACTGTTTATATCATTTTTGTCATACTCCTGAATTTCTCTATTTGCGTACGTTACTTTGTGGTGCTGATGAGCAGGTGGCCTCTGTTGCTTCCTTAGCAAGAATGGTAATACGTAATGAAGAGCAAGTATTTTTTTCTCTATGTAACGAAAACAGCCGTGTTACGGAAATTTCTGATCAACAACGACAAAAAATTTTATCTGCTTATATGAATTTAGGAGAGCCTTTAGCAGCTTTATTATTACTCGTTCATGATGAAGATTGGGTGATTCATGAGTTTACAGATGAGGACTTAAAAAGATTTATTGATCTTCTTCCTAAAGAATCTCCTTATAGTCAAAATTTTATTTCTCGTGTCACCTCAACGCCACGTTCTTTTGTTGCAAATGACGCCAGTATGACAAAAACATTCGTTACAGATACACAAGAGCCTATTTGCGAAGATTATATTGTAAAAGATGGAGATTCTTTATGGTTGATAGCACGTCGTTTTGGAGTGACTATTGATGAGATTATGCGTGTGAATCAGATGAATCATCATCGTCTATTACCGGGGAAACGTCTAAAGCTTCCTCTAAAGTCGTCATAG
- a CDS encoding RMD1 family protein — protein sequence MRCTAHCTASSYNLHVLFHLLKTRFPTVLSREYVLVSSENPDECDKIAVFFPFGVAVFWGWEEFEEIKVLQSIVTASPEILPQPEIDCYNFHYGEKLQIRRDRLILADSQLNTKLAISFGLAQSVKLTIFEATIYKTIEDSKRLPQDLATKGKISMPRKAIAKKIGKLFLDKASVNLHSDILDEPDFFWEHPQTQPIYIDVLNCLDINSRINVLNHRLTILGDVLEILNDQLNHQHSSSLEWTIIWLIMLEVSVALLKDVFNVI from the coding sequence ATGCGTTGTACTGCCCATTGCACAGCTTCATCCTATAACTTGCACGTGCTCTTTCACTTACTAAAAACCCGCTTCCCCACAGTCTTATCTAGGGAATATGTTTTAGTGTCTTCGGAAAATCCCGATGAATGTGACAAGATTGCCGTATTTTTCCCCTTTGGAGTTGCTGTATTTTGGGGTTGGGAAGAATTTGAAGAAATCAAAGTCCTACAATCTATTGTTACAGCTTCTCCAGAAATCCTTCCCCAACCAGAAATCGATTGTTACAATTTCCATTATGGAGAGAAACTTCAAATACGTAGGGATAGATTGATCTTAGCAGATTCGCAACTCAATACAAAGCTGGCTATATCTTTTGGTCTTGCTCAATCAGTAAAGCTCACCATATTTGAAGCTACTATTTATAAAACTATTGAAGACTCAAAACGCTTGCCTCAAGACCTGGCTACAAAAGGAAAAATCTCCATGCCAAGGAAGGCAATAGCAAAAAAAATTGGTAAATTATTTTTAGATAAAGCCTCTGTAAATCTTCATTCTGATATTCTTGATGAGCCTGACTTTTTCTGGGAACATCCGCAAACACAACCCATTTATATTGACGTTCTTAATTGCTTGGATATTAACTCCAGAATTAATGTTCTCAATCATAGATTAACAATCCTTGGAGACGTATTGGAAATTTTAAATGACCAACTCAATCACCAACACTCCTCATCATTAGAATGGACAATTATTTGGTTAATTATGCTAGAAGTTTCTGTTGCTCTACTTAAAGACGTATTTAATGTCATTTAA
- a CDS encoding MGMT family protein, producing MSENFYLVSDDSKFSLSQACSQGLQIAKRPPLQVIVHFHNNAVIKTQLSVAPVFCCLFLGPGSHKAMEEIVLLCAKYSQKLNTPRSSYINTSILSEQQKIILDCVANIPFGQTRTYGEIARETDTHPRTVGSACKNNPFLLFFPCHRVIGSNGERHYCAGEQIQNILLNFERSLS from the coding sequence ATGTCCGAGAATTTTTACTTAGTTTCTGACGATTCTAAATTTTCTCTATCGCAAGCCTGTTCTCAAGGCTTGCAGATAGCTAAACGTCCCCCTCTACAAGTCATTGTTCATTTTCATAATAATGCCGTTATAAAAACTCAACTTTCCGTAGCTCCTGTTTTCTGTTGCTTATTTCTTGGCCCAGGATCACATAAAGCTATGGAAGAAATTGTTCTATTGTGTGCCAAATATTCGCAAAAACTAAACACTCCACGTTCTTCTTACATCAATACATCTATTTTATCTGAACAGCAAAAAATAATACTCGATTGCGTTGCAAACATCCCTTTTGGACAAACACGCACGTACGGAGAGATCGCTAGAGAAACAGACACGCATCCACGCACTGTAGGATCAGCTTGTAAAAACAATCCCTTTCTTCTATTTTTTCCTTGTCATAGGGTAATTGGAAGTAATGGGGAGCGTCATTACTGCGCAGGAGAACAAATCCAAAACATCCTTCTTAATTTCGAGAGATCTTTAAGTTAA
- a CDS encoding toxin-antitoxin system YwqK family antitoxin, which translates to MKQLLFCVCALSFSCFTYGSALKQDSSVMKETFRNNYGIIVSGRDWVKRGCDGTITKVLKDGSTLYEIYVQGLLHGEITLTFPHSTTLSVVKTYDQGRLVSYKTFFSNGLPSQEEIFQEDGSLIVTRWPDNKNNDTITEPYFTETTYQGRVIEGSYSSFNGKYTSTIRNGEGIRSNFSPNNVLLSEEAFNDGTMVKRTTFYATRDPETVTHYTNGQPHGLRLTYLPGGIPSTIEEWRYGYQDGTTTVFKNGCKAAEIPFVKGSKEGCELRYNEDEVIAEEVSWRNNFPHGMRKIYAGGVYKCEWYHRGRLVSKTKFERLNNAG; encoded by the coding sequence ATGAAACAGCTGCTTTTTTGCGTTTGCGCACTCTCTTTCTCATGCTTTACCTATGGGTCAGCTCTAAAACAAGATTCTTCAGTTATGAAGGAGACCTTCCGCAATAACTATGGAATTATTGTATCAGGAAGAGATTGGGTAAAACGGGGTTGTGATGGAACAATCACCAAAGTTTTAAAGGATGGATCTACCCTTTATGAAATTTATGTTCAAGGCCTTCTTCATGGAGAAATAACGTTAACCTTCCCCCATTCCACAACTCTTTCTGTAGTGAAGACTTATGATCAAGGGAGGCTCGTTTCCTATAAAACGTTCTTTTCTAACGGTCTGCCTTCTCAAGAAGAAATCTTTCAAGAAGATGGATCTCTTATTGTCACTCGCTGGCCAGATAATAAAAATAACGATACTATTACTGAGCCTTATTTCACTGAGACCACATATCAAGGTCGTGTAATTGAAGGAAGCTATTCCTCATTTAATGGAAAATATACGTCAACAATTCGCAATGGAGAAGGTATACGGTCTAACTTTTCTCCAAATAATGTCCTTCTTTCCGAAGAAGCTTTTAACGACGGTACCATGGTCAAAAGAACCACCTTCTACGCTACTAGAGATCCTGAAACTGTCACTCACTACACTAATGGACAACCTCATGGATTGCGTTTAACTTATCTTCCAGGAGGAATTCCTAGTACTATTGAAGAATGGCGTTATGGATATCAAGATGGTACTACAACGGTATTTAAAAACGGTTGTAAAGCAGCTGAGATTCCTTTTGTAAAAGGATCTAAGGAAGGATGTGAATTACGCTATAATGAAGATGAAGTTATAGCAGAAGAAGTGTCTTGGAGAAATAATTTCCCTCATGGTATGAGAAAAATCTACGCTGGCGGTGTCTATAAATGTGAATGGTATCACCGTGGACGTTTAGTCTCAAAAACAAAATTTGAGAGACTTAATAATGCGGGATAA